A genomic window from Bacillus mesophilus includes:
- a CDS encoding ABC transporter ATP-binding protein, whose amino-acid sequence MNLTIDAVSKRFGNKLALDEVTLELTTGVYGILGSNGSGKTTLMRILASVMKPSSGAVYLDGKDIVKMDHQYRELIGYLPQHVGLYENFTAEKLLQYIAALKGLSKEKTNEKVEEVLTLVGLFEERKKKVGKFSGGMKRRVGIAQALLNDPKILIVDEPTAGLDPKERIRFRNLLSTISKDRIVLLSTHIVSDIEFIAKEILVLKQGKVISQEAPQTLLKGIEDKVWSVIVNEEEIPHYQEHFKVGNINRVENRVQLRMLSDTKPNEEAKKEVPNLEDLYLYYFDEEQL is encoded by the coding sequence ATGAATTTAACCATTGATGCTGTATCTAAAAGGTTTGGAAATAAACTTGCACTAGATGAAGTGACGTTAGAGCTGACCACAGGCGTATACGGTATTCTCGGCTCAAACGGATCAGGTAAAACAACGTTAATGCGTATTCTTGCTAGCGTGATGAAGCCAAGTTCAGGAGCAGTCTATTTAGACGGAAAAGATATCGTGAAAATGGATCATCAGTACCGGGAGTTAATTGGCTATCTGCCACAGCATGTTGGGCTTTATGAAAATTTTACGGCAGAGAAGCTTTTACAATATATTGCTGCATTAAAAGGGTTAAGCAAAGAGAAGACAAACGAAAAGGTAGAGGAAGTTTTAACCTTGGTAGGACTTTTCGAAGAGCGGAAAAAGAAGGTGGGGAAATTTTCTGGAGGGATGAAGCGACGAGTTGGCATCGCGCAAGCCTTGCTTAATGATCCAAAAATTCTTATTGTTGATGAGCCAACAGCGGGACTGGATCCAAAGGAAAGAATTCGTTTTCGAAATTTGTTATCTACTATATCAAAGGACAGGATTGTATTACTCTCCACTCATATTGTTTCTGATATAGAGTTCATTGCAAAAGAAATATTAGTGTTAAAGCAAGGGAAAGTAATTTCGCAGGAAGCCCCACAAACACTGCTAAAAGGTATTGAAGACAAGGTTTGGTCTGTAATCGTCAACGAAGAAGAAATCCCTCACTACCAAGAACATTTTAAAGTTGGGAATATCAATCGTGTTGAAAATAGAGTTCAGTTGCGTATGTTAAGTGATACAAAACCCAATGAAGAAGCAAAGAAGGAAGTGCCAAATCTAGAGGACTTATATTTGTATTATTTTGATGAGGAGCAACTGTAA
- a CDS encoding cytochrome P450 — translation MIGPFNPLSAEFQEDRYEVLKKYREQEPVHGSPEKVLSGRELTRWTLTRYDDAVFVLKDSRFVKELKNVFPDAPPPPIPSGMEALVSSQRNQMLFRDPPDHTRLRRLVTQAFTPRIVEQLNPRIKEIAVDLLSDIKVGSEFDVVSAFAFPLPVIVIAEMLGVPHEDRDKIKSWSQSFIKTIDYKPSMEAYFQGNQATIEFRDYFRDIIRERAKQPKTDLISGLIQARDEGGKLSEDELLDMCILLLVAGHETTVNLIANTIYLLNKYPNQQELLRNQPELMPNAIEEVLRFEPPVQVMGRQVAEELTLRGKTLHRGDFVNIWISSANRDENQFENPDVFNITRKDNRHLAFGQGHHFCLGAPLARKEGEISIATFLECFPHMELGTDHLEWTLSPLMRSLKSLPVRV, via the coding sequence GACGTGAACTTACTCGTTGGACATTGACTAGATATGATGATGCCGTGTTTGTTCTAAAGGACTCTAGGTTTGTCAAAGAGTTGAAGAATGTTTTTCCGGATGCACCTCCCCCGCCTATACCTTCTGGCATGGAGGCTCTAGTCTCATCTCAGCGCAATCAAATGCTATTTCGAGACCCACCTGACCATACCCGCTTGCGTAGGCTCGTTACCCAAGCATTTACCCCTCGTATTGTTGAACAACTGAATCCTAGAATAAAAGAGATTGCGGTTGATCTATTATCGGATATTAAAGTAGGATCTGAGTTTGATGTGGTTTCGGCTTTCGCATTTCCGTTACCGGTTATCGTTATAGCTGAAATGCTCGGTGTTCCTCATGAAGACCGTGACAAAATTAAGAGTTGGTCACAGTCCTTTATTAAGACGATCGATTATAAACCATCGATGGAAGCATATTTTCAAGGAAATCAAGCAACCATTGAATTCCGAGATTATTTTCGGGATATTATTCGGGAAAGGGCGAAACAACCGAAAACGGATCTAATCAGTGGCCTTATCCAAGCTCGTGACGAGGGCGGGAAACTGAGTGAGGATGAATTACTAGATATGTGCATTCTGCTACTCGTTGCGGGGCATGAGACGACTGTGAATTTGATTGCTAATACCATTTATTTGCTGAACAAATATCCGAATCAGCAGGAGCTATTACGTAATCAACCAGAGCTTATGCCAAATGCGATTGAAGAAGTGTTACGCTTTGAACCCCCAGTTCAGGTTATGGGACGTCAAGTGGCAGAAGAATTAACGTTACGTGGAAAAACACTTCACCGCGGTGACTTTGTGAACATATGGATTTCATCTGCTAACAGAGATGAAAATCAATTTGAAAATCCTGATGTATTTAATATTACACGGAAGGATAATCGACATCTGGCATTCGGTCAAGGTCATCATTTTTGTTTAGGAGCACCTCTTGCCCGTAAAGAAGGCGAAATTTCTATTGCGACATTCCTAGAATGTTTCCCACATATGGAATTGGGGACTGACCATCTAGAATGGACGCTTTCCCCATTGATGCGTTCTTTGAAGAGCTTACCAGTTAGAGTTTAA